One window from the genome of Tachypleus tridentatus isolate NWPU-2018 chromosome 11, ASM421037v1, whole genome shotgun sequence encodes:
- the Nubp1 gene encoding NUBP iron-sulfur cluster assembly factor 1, protein MADRPENAPEECPGTQSEAAGKATPCQGCPNQQICASGQAKGPDPDIEIIKKKLLSVQHIILILSGKGGVGKSTVTSSLAHAFAADNVQNVGLLDIDICGPSIPRIMGLEGEQVHQSGSGWSPVFVEENLGVMSVGFLLASLDDAVIWRGPKKNGLIKQFLRDVDWGDLDYLLIDTPPGTSDEHLSIVQYLKGSNVDGAVIVTTPQEISLLDVRKEINFCRKVGIPIIGVIENMSGFVCPKCKTESQIFPPTTGGAEKMAAEMNVPFLGKIPLDSQIGKSCDEGKSFLREVPDSPAAKAYHMILKRIVNSIKGEIMDTN, encoded by the exons ATGGCCGACAGACCTGAAAACGCACCAGAAG AGTGCCCTGGCACCCAGAGTGAAGCTGCAGGAAAGGCTACACCTTGTCAAGGGTGCCCTAATCAACAGATCTGTGCATCAGGTCAAGCTAAAGGACCAGACCCAG atattgaaataataaagaagaaattattGTCTGTTCAACACATTATCCTGATTCTTTCTGGAAAAGGAGGAGTAGGAAAGAGTACTGTTACATCCAGTTTAGCCCATGCCTTTGCTGCTGACAATGTGCAAAAT gtAGGTCTACTTGACATTGATATCTGTGGACCATCCATTCCAAGAATTATGGGACTAGAGGGAGAACAA gTTCACCAGAGTGGCTCAGGATGGTCTCCtgtt TTTGTTGAAGAGAACTTAGGAGTGATGTCAGTTGGATTTCTTTTAGCGAGTCTTGATGATGCTGTCATTTGGAGAGGACCAAAAAAAAAtg GTTTGATCAAGCAGTTTTTAAGAGATGTGGACTGGGGAGATTTGGATTACCTACTGATAGATACACCACCTGGTACTTCTGATGAACACTTGTCTATAGTTCAGTACTTGAAAGGGTCTAATGTTGATGGTGCTGTGATTGTCACCACACCACAA GAGATTTCATTACTCGATGTTAGGAAAGAGATAAACTTCTGCCGGAAAGTTGGCATTCCAATAATAGGAGTCATTGAAAATATGAGTGGATTTGTTTGCCCTAAATGTAAG ACAGAGTCCCAAATCTTTCCTCCAACAACAGGAGGAGCAGAGAAAATGGCAGCTGAAATGAATGTTCCATTTCTTGGTAAAATTCCATTGGATTCTCAAATAG GTAAAAGTTGTGATGAAGGAAAGTCATTTCTTAGGGAAGTCCCAGATTCTCCTGCAGCCAAAGCATACCACATGATACttaaaa GAATAGTGAACTCTATCAAAGGTGAAATAATGGACACCAATTAA